A window of Calditerrivibrio sp. contains these coding sequences:
- a CDS encoding O-acetylhomoserine aminocarboxypropyltransferase/cysteine synthase: protein MKNPESILLHYGYDPDGTGARAVPIYQTTSYLFRSTEHAADLFALKQFGNIYTRLMNPTQDVLEKRLAALHGATSALVVSSGQAAITYSILNITRPGDNIVSTSFLYGGTYNLFKYTMRKLSREVKFVDSSDPDNFAKAIDSNTKALFIESIGNPKNNVNDYQAIANIAHKHGIPLIVDNTVSPYILNPFEFGADIVIYSLTKFASGNGTSLGGAIIEKGDFPWDNGRFPEMTEPDESYHGLNYWNTFGSHDKSVVKGIAFTIKIRLQLLRDIGACISPFNAFLIIEGLETLPLRMLKHCDNALKVAQYLQSHPKVSWVNYPGLESHPDHANAKKYLKGNYGAIIGFGVKGGYEAGKKFINSLKMISHLANIGDARSLVIHPASTTHQQLSPEDRLKSGVTDDFIRLSVGIENVDDIIEDLNNALNG from the coding sequence ATGAAAAACCCCGAATCAATACTTCTTCACTACGGATACGACCCCGATGGAACAGGTGCAAGAGCAGTACCCATCTACCAAACCACCTCTTACCTGTTCAGGTCCACAGAACATGCAGCAGATCTATTCGCTTTAAAGCAATTCGGTAATATTTACACACGTCTAATGAACCCCACACAGGATGTCCTTGAAAAGAGGTTAGCTGCCCTTCATGGTGCCACTTCAGCCCTTGTGGTCTCCTCAGGACAAGCAGCTATCACCTACTCAATACTTAATATCACAAGACCGGGAGATAATATTGTTTCCACATCCTTTTTATACGGTGGCACATACAATCTTTTTAAGTATACGATGAGAAAGCTCAGTAGAGAGGTAAAATTTGTAGACTCTTCCGATCCAGATAACTTTGCAAAAGCTATCGATAGCAACACAAAAGCACTATTCATTGAAAGCATCGGCAACCCCAAAAACAATGTAAACGACTATCAGGCCATAGCAAATATTGCCCATAAACACGGCATCCCCTTAATAGTTGACAATACCGTATCCCCATACATACTTAACCCCTTTGAATTTGGTGCAGATATTGTCATCTATTCCCTAACAAAATTTGCCTCTGGCAATGGAACCAGCTTAGGAGGAGCTATAATAGAAAAAGGTGATTTCCCCTGGGACAATGGTAGATTCCCTGAAATGACAGAACCCGATGAATCATACCATGGTTTAAATTACTGGAACACATTTGGTTCCCACGACAAATCTGTAGTAAAAGGGATCGCTTTTACCATAAAGATAAGGTTACAGCTTTTAAGGGATATAGGTGCTTGCATTAGCCCCTTCAATGCTTTTTTGATCATAGAAGGTTTAGAAACACTCCCCTTAAGAATGTTAAAACACTGCGACAATGCCCTTAAAGTAGCCCAATATCTTCAATCTCATCCTAAGGTCAGCTGGGTAAACTACCCCGGTTTAGAGTCCCATCCAGACCATGCCAATGCTAAAAAATATTTAAAGGGTAATTACGGAGCTATCATAGGCTTCGGTGTAAAAGGGGGGTATGAAGCAGGCAAAAAGTTTATCAATTCGTTGAAAATGATCTCCCATTTAGCTAATATTGGTGATGCTCGATCTTTAGTCATACACCCAGCTAGTACAACACATCAACAATTAAGCCCTGAGGACAGATTAAAATCTGGCGTCACAGATGATTTTATTAGACTATCTGTTGGTATAGAAAATGTAGACGATATTATCGAAGATCTTAACAATGCTTTGAATGGGTGA
- the cysK gene encoding cysteine synthase A: protein MNNFYEKYYLTVGNTPLVFLPKISRYTKARLYAKLESRNPAFSVKDRIGYAMIIDAIQRGTLKEGMEILEPTSGNTGIALSMVAASIGFKIKLTMPESMSIERRALMKAFGAELILTPAEKGMRGAIEKVNELISTDPDRYFVPSQFDNPANPKIHEATTGPEIYRDLKGDIDYLVAGVGTGGTISGTSRFLKKVSFKKLTSIAVEPSKSPAITRFLNNEPYTPSPHKIQGIGAGFIPKNLDLSIVDEVITIDDEEAIDTAKRLFTEEGVMAGISSGANLAAAMKVAQREEAKDKNIVFIVADTGERYLSTALFA, encoded by the coding sequence ATGAACAACTTCTATGAAAAATACTATTTAACAGTTGGTAATACCCCACTTGTTTTCCTACCAAAAATCAGCAGGTATACGAAAGCAAGGCTATATGCAAAGTTAGAGAGCCGTAACCCAGCTTTCTCAGTAAAAGATAGGATAGGGTATGCCATGATTATTGATGCCATCCAAAGGGGTACCTTAAAAGAGGGGATGGAGATACTTGAGCCCACAAGTGGCAATACTGGCATCGCCCTTTCCATGGTCGCAGCATCTATCGGCTTTAAGATAAAGCTAACAATGCCAGAATCTATGAGTATAGAAAGAAGAGCTCTCATGAAAGCCTTCGGCGCCGAATTGATCCTTACACCAGCTGAAAAAGGTATGAGAGGTGCCATAGAAAAAGTTAACGAACTCATAAGTACAGACCCTGATAGGTATTTTGTCCCCTCCCAATTCGACAACCCAGCAAACCCCAAGATCCATGAAGCCACAACAGGCCCAGAAATCTATAGAGATCTAAAAGGAGATATAGATTATTTAGTAGCTGGTGTTGGAACTGGGGGCACAATATCAGGCACTTCAAGATTTCTTAAAAAAGTCTCCTTTAAAAAGTTAACATCTATAGCAGTGGAGCCCTCAAAATCACCAGCAATCACAAGATTTCTAAACAATGAACCCTATACCCCATCCCCCCACAAGATTCAGGGTATTGGTGCAGGCTTTATCCCTAAAAATCTCGATTTGAGCATTGTGGATGAAGTGATTACCATCGACGATGAAGAGGCTATCGATACCGCCAAAAGACTTTTTACTGAGGAGGGTGTTATGGCTGGGATCTCCTCAGGAGCGAACTTAGCCGCAGCAATGAAAGTAGCTCAGAGGGAAGAAGCCAAAGATAAAAATATCGTCTTTATTGTTGCTGATACTGGTGAACGCTACCTAAGTACCGCATTATTTGCCTAA
- a CDS encoding tetrathionate reductase family octaheme c-type cytochrome, with protein MKLVKTLLLLVLLVYTGTAIAQVNHADLVKGDFKTGKDVTKKCLECHEKQANDFMASSHWTWKGDPKLLAKKTKEQIGKANLLNNFCISIEGGNWKGCTKCHAGYGWQDKAFDFKNKENIDCLMCHTKEKAYFNAKKTGVAGNINPQSIASGMLNLEKAAQNIGKPTRDNCGSCHFFGGGGDAVKHGDLDSTLAKPKPELDVHMGKLDFACQECHVTKNHKISGASTMTGVHEGRVECKTCHGDIHKDNKILSKHTNTIACQTCHIPYFAKGQATKVFWDWSTAGKEKEDIPEQHGKETYAKIKGDFKWEKNVVPTYAWYNGTINRYIKGDKIDPKKVVKISAPVGSIKDPKSKIYPFKVHAGKQPYDEEYKHLLTPNTVGGYWDHLNWQKALEDGAKAAGIPFSGKFGFVSTEQWVSINHEVVPAKSALQCNDCHMSGKRFDWKALGYKDDPIKIGVKVRK; from the coding sequence ATGAAACTAGTAAAAACACTTTTGTTGCTAGTGCTCCTGGTCTATACTGGCACGGCAATCGCTCAAGTCAATCACGCCGATCTGGTAAAGGGTGATTTTAAAACTGGGAAAGATGTAACCAAAAAATGCCTCGAATGTCACGAGAAACAGGCAAACGATTTCATGGCTTCCAGTCACTGGACATGGAAAGGTGATCCAAAACTGTTGGCTAAAAAAACCAAAGAACAAATCGGTAAAGCAAATCTCTTAAACAACTTCTGCATATCAATTGAAGGTGGAAACTGGAAAGGGTGTACCAAATGTCACGCTGGGTATGGTTGGCAGGACAAAGCTTTTGATTTCAAAAACAAGGAAAACATAGATTGTCTGATGTGCCATACCAAGGAAAAAGCTTACTTTAATGCTAAGAAAACAGGTGTAGCAGGAAATATCAACCCCCAATCCATTGCATCTGGAATGTTGAATCTCGAAAAAGCAGCACAAAATATCGGTAAACCCACAAGGGACAACTGTGGTAGCTGCCATTTCTTTGGTGGTGGTGGAGATGCAGTAAAACATGGTGACTTAGACTCAACCCTTGCTAAACCCAAACCCGAGCTTGATGTACATATGGGTAAGCTCGATTTTGCTTGCCAAGAATGCCATGTGACTAAAAACCACAAGATTTCAGGTGCTTCCACTATGACAGGTGTTCATGAGGGCAGGGTAGAATGCAAAACATGTCATGGTGATATACATAAAGACAATAAGATCCTCTCCAAACATACAAACACCATAGCCTGCCAAACCTGCCATATCCCTTATTTTGCAAAAGGTCAAGCTACAAAAGTATTTTGGGATTGGTCAACCGCTGGTAAGGAAAAGGAAGATATACCTGAACAGCATGGAAAAGAGACTTACGCAAAGATAAAAGGTGATTTCAAGTGGGAGAAAAATGTCGTCCCAACTTATGCCTGGTATAATGGCACTATAAACCGCTACATAAAAGGTGATAAGATCGATCCAAAGAAGGTTGTTAAGATATCAGCTCCTGTTGGTAGTATCAAAGACCCAAAATCAAAGATCTATCCATTTAAAGTTCACGCAGGTAAACAGCCCTACGATGAAGAGTACAAACATCTACTCACTCCAAATACCGTTGGCGGTTATTGGGATCATTTAAATTGGCAAAAAGCCCTTGAAGATGGTGCAAAAGCTGCTGGTATACCTTTTAGCGGCAAGTTTGGATTTGTATCCACTGAACAATGGGTTTCTATTAATCACGAGGTTGTTCCAGCCAAATCTGCTCTTCAATGCAACGATTGTCATATGAGTGGTAAAAGATTTGATTGGAAAGCACTGGGCTATAAAGATGATCCAATAAAAATAGGTGTAAAGGTAAGAAAATAG
- a CDS encoding HDOD domain-containing protein produces the protein MQNFYIGRQPILDKNNAVFAYELLFRDSSQNAANFKDARYAISRTILNAIDKFGIDNILHNAKGFVNVNEEFIMNDFIEILDKNRFIFEILETSKVDEKLIKRVFELKNKGYHFALDDFIFTDEYVNTFKPFFQIVDYIKVDIRGSTKYDLIKKTRNLKTLKAKLLAEKVETYDEFIFTRDLGYDFFQGYYFERPTILVREGHSSNRTIIFKIISAINKNAKTTEIANYFEIDPNLTISLLKFINSAAFYFRTTIKSIVHAINLIGLIKLQNWLLLMSYAEGESPATSPLFQNAIIRGKTIEYLLEKTSNDNKLIDKGFLLGVLSLADAIYKVKMEEILKDLNVDEEIATAILKKEGLLGNLLKLTELDEKANYPQFIELAVELNIDEILFNDAKLSSYIWLNNLLKSI, from the coding sequence ATGCAAAATTTTTATATAGGTAGACAACCGATATTAGATAAAAACAACGCTGTTTTTGCTTATGAGCTGCTTTTTAGGGACAGCAGTCAAAATGCTGCAAATTTTAAAGATGCCAGATATGCCATCTCCAGAACCATCTTAAACGCCATTGATAAGTTTGGTATAGATAACATTTTGCATAATGCTAAAGGCTTCGTCAATGTAAACGAAGAGTTTATCATGAACGATTTTATCGAGATCCTCGACAAGAACCGTTTCATTTTCGAGATCCTTGAAACATCTAAGGTAGATGAAAAGCTGATAAAAAGAGTTTTTGAACTGAAAAACAAGGGTTATCATTTTGCACTGGATGATTTCATTTTTACAGATGAATATGTCAATACTTTCAAGCCCTTCTTCCAGATAGTGGATTACATAAAAGTTGACATCCGAGGTTCTACTAAATACGATCTGATCAAAAAGACAAGAAACCTAAAAACCTTAAAGGCTAAGCTCCTCGCCGAAAAAGTTGAAACCTATGACGAATTTATTTTTACGAGGGATTTGGGTTACGACTTCTTCCAGGGTTATTATTTTGAAAGACCCACTATACTTGTAAGAGAAGGACATAGTTCCAACAGAACTATAATTTTCAAAATTATAAGTGCTATCAACAAAAACGCAAAAACCACAGAGATAGCTAACTATTTTGAGATAGACCCAAACCTAACCATCAGTCTATTAAAGTTTATTAATTCAGCTGCTTTTTATTTCAGGACAACCATCAAATCGATAGTCCATGCTATAAACCTTATAGGATTAATAAAACTTCAAAACTGGCTACTACTCATGAGTTATGCTGAAGGAGAGTCGCCTGCCACATCGCCCCTTTTTCAAAACGCCATAATAAGAGGTAAGACCATCGAGTACCTATTAGAAAAAACAAGCAATGATAACAAACTAATCGACAAGGGCTTTTTATTAGGGGTGCTATCTTTAGCTGATGCCATCTACAAAGTAAAGATGGAGGAGATTCTCAAAGACCTCAACGTTGATGAAGAGATAGCCACTGCTATTCTCAAAAAAGAAGGGCTTTTAGGGAACCTTCTTAAGCTTACTGAACTTGATGAAAAAGCAAATTATCCCCAGTTTATAGAACTGGCTGTGGAATTAAATATTGATGAAATACTTTTCAACGATGCCAAACTAAGTAGCTACATCTGGCTGAACAATCTTTTAAAGAGTATCTAA
- a CDS encoding ATP-binding protein — translation MLDKSTCFLWTDSSLYPLKIELKEEPLIAIDHQVKLVFLNISSFIKEGIYLNMLLWGEKGSGKSSLIKNMLAKFYNEGLRVVQFVDSNITSLYKLYEAISDAEYKFLLLFDDISFDADNEGYRRFKSILEGGLLLQPKNVLVVATSNRRHLIQERVLDTEDIYSRDDQNEAISLFSRFGLTVGFYPFSREDYLKIVKHYFVMFQIPFWDNWEKDAESFAIHKGGRNGRTAKQFATYIKIFGSLDTL, via the coding sequence ATGTTGGATAAAAGCACCTGTTTTCTGTGGACTGATTCATCTCTTTATCCTTTGAAGATTGAATTAAAGGAGGAGCCTTTAATAGCAATAGATCATCAGGTGAAGTTGGTTTTTCTTAATATATCATCGTTTATAAAGGAGGGTATTTATCTGAATATGCTTTTATGGGGTGAAAAGGGTTCGGGCAAGTCTTCGTTGATAAAAAATATGCTGGCAAAGTTTTATAATGAGGGACTTAGGGTTGTTCAGTTTGTGGATAGCAATATTACCAGTTTGTACAAACTCTATGAAGCTATTTCAGATGCGGAATATAAATTTCTGCTCCTGTTCGATGATATCTCTTTTGATGCGGATAACGAGGGCTATAGGCGATTTAAGTCTATACTTGAAGGGGGGCTTTTGTTGCAACCTAAAAATGTTTTGGTTGTTGCCACCTCAAATAGAAGGCATCTTATTCAAGAAAGGGTTTTAGATACAGAAGATATCTACAGTAGAGATGATCAAAACGAAGCTATTTCTCTTTTTTCTCGATTTGGGTTGACAGTTGGTTTTTATCCTTTTAGTAGAGAGGATTATCTTAAGATAGTAAAACACTATTTTGTTATGTTTCAGATACCTTTTTGGGATAATTGGGAGAAAGATGCAGAAAGTTTTGCTATCCACAAGGGTGGTAGAAATGGCAGAACTGCGAAGCAGTTTGCTACATATATAAAGATTTTTGGAAGTTTAGATACTCTTTAA
- the hemB gene encoding porphobilinogen synthase has translation MAYPIDRGRRLRRNETVRRMVRETKLSLDDLIFPLFIAEGEGVKKEIASMPGIYQMSIDYVVKECIELEKLGILSVILFGIPARKDEWGSEAYNDNGVIQKAIKAIKQNTNLYVITDVCMCEYTSHGHCGIIKDGDVDNDETLKYLAMEALSHAKAGADMVAPSDMMDGRVAAIRDILDDNGFSNIPIMSYAVKYASAFYGPFRDAAESTPQFGDRRSYQMDPANRLEALREARYDIEEGADILMVKPALPYLDIVRELRDRYDLPIAAYNVSGEYSMIMAAAKNGWIDKDRVIMESLTGIKRAGADLILTYFAKDVARIID, from the coding sequence ATGGCATATCCCATCGATAGGGGAAGACGTCTGAGAAGAAATGAAACGGTCAGAAGAATGGTTAGGGAAACTAAGCTCTCTTTGGACGATCTCATATTTCCCTTGTTCATTGCCGAAGGTGAAGGGGTAAAAAAAGAGATTGCTTCCATGCCTGGTATTTATCAGATGAGTATCGATTATGTGGTCAAAGAATGTATCGAGTTGGAAAAATTAGGTATACTGTCAGTGATACTTTTTGGGATACCAGCTCGTAAAGATGAGTGGGGTAGTGAAGCTTATAATGACAATGGTGTAATTCAAAAAGCCATAAAAGCTATTAAGCAAAATACAAATCTATATGTAATCACTGATGTCTGTATGTGTGAGTATACATCCCATGGACATTGCGGTATAATTAAAGATGGCGATGTGGATAATGATGAGACTTTGAAGTATCTGGCCATGGAGGCTTTATCCCATGCTAAAGCAGGTGCAGATATGGTCGCCCCAAGTGATATGATGGATGGAAGGGTTGCAGCGATTAGAGATATATTGGATGACAATGGATTTAGTAATATACCGATCATGAGTTATGCTGTAAAGTATGCTTCCGCCTTCTATGGGCCTTTTAGGGATGCTGCAGAGAGTACACCCCAATTTGGTGATAGAAGATCCTATCAAATGGATCCTGCAAACAGACTTGAGGCCTTAAGAGAAGCCAGATATGATATCGAAGAGGGGGCTGATATCCTGATGGTAAAACCTGCTCTACCATATCTGGATATAGTACGTGAATTGAGGGATCGTTATGACCTGCCTATTGCGGCATATAATGTAAGTGGGGAATATTCCATGATTATGGCTGCTGCTAAGAATGGATGGATTGATAAAGATAGGGTGATTATGGAATCTTTGACTGGTATAAAGAGGGCTGGAGCAGATCTTATACTTACCTATTTTGCTAAAGATGTAGCAAGAATAATCGACTAA
- a CDS encoding cation:proton antiporter codes for MGHNLTIILLSISLILICSKFLGEITKKLFKSSLLGEISAGILLGQSVFGYFFPDYYNLTFNEKGFKEFLSLFNSISVIMLLLIAGMESDMRSILKQKVIVIAAPLKIFFAILVSYVVFGFLINLNFNNIDRDLFILSMGFAISITALPVLVRILSELNIYRSDLGMSLVGTAMFIDVMIWLGFSVVMIISRKSQSSGLFGIVLKIVITVFFVVLILTVIRRYVDKMLPIIQSKFSWPDGVIAFVFSLCFLFATITESLGAHAIVGAFLSGLIISDSMHFRDKIQAKIEGIVNAFFAPIYFGSLGLYLNFFKNIDLRLTFLFIFLGFLVSFLAGFFPHYKINGSKRESIAYGYGLSIWGATDIIFMSILFSLHFVNEKVLASYILSVLLIVLFSPIVLRLILPTRYHYKFYDYLSEKLYIPNIHAKTDKEAIEELTKSICDLHKLDYETIKNLVLERESLMPTGIGNGVAIPHARVEGIKKPIIAVGISEIGIDFGSRDGDAAHLIFLILTPKQDTQVQLEILADIAKTFKYFEPHSLVGLKTLHQFIAFVRTELWNK; via the coding sequence ATGGGACATAATCTTACAATTATACTTTTGTCTATTTCCCTCATTTTGATATGTTCTAAGTTTTTGGGTGAAATCACAAAAAAGCTCTTTAAGAGTTCCCTTTTGGGGGAAATCTCTGCTGGTATTCTTTTGGGGCAATCGGTTTTTGGGTATTTTTTCCCGGATTATTACAATCTCACATTTAATGAAAAAGGTTTTAAAGAATTTTTAAGTCTTTTCAACAGTATTTCCGTGATTATGCTACTTTTGATTGCTGGGATGGAATCGGATATGAGGTCTATCCTAAAACAGAAGGTGATAGTTATAGCTGCTCCCCTAAAAATCTTCTTTGCTATTTTAGTTTCTTATGTCGTTTTTGGCTTTTTAATCAACTTAAACTTTAATAATATTGATAGGGATCTCTTCATCTTATCAATGGGTTTTGCTATTTCCATTACAGCTCTACCAGTTTTGGTGAGAATTTTATCTGAACTCAATATCTATCGATCGGATCTTGGCATGTCCTTGGTGGGGACAGCAATGTTTATAGATGTCATGATTTGGCTTGGGTTTTCTGTTGTTATGATCATCTCGAGGAAGTCCCAGTCTTCTGGTTTGTTTGGAATAGTACTTAAGATCGTTATTACAGTTTTTTTTGTTGTTTTAATACTTACCGTTATAAGACGCTATGTGGATAAAATGTTACCAATTATACAGTCAAAATTTAGTTGGCCTGATGGGGTTATTGCTTTTGTTTTTTCACTGTGTTTTCTGTTTGCTACTATTACAGAATCTTTAGGGGCACATGCCATAGTGGGGGCTTTTTTATCTGGACTTATTATAAGCGATTCCATGCATTTTAGGGATAAGATTCAGGCTAAGATAGAGGGTATAGTGAATGCCTTTTTTGCTCCGATATACTTTGGTTCGCTTGGTTTATACCTGAATTTTTTTAAAAATATCGATTTAAGACTAACTTTTCTATTTATTTTCTTGGGGTTTTTGGTATCGTTTTTGGCTGGCTTTTTCCCCCATTATAAAATAAATGGCTCGAAGAGAGAGAGTATTGCTTACGGTTACGGTTTGTCAATCTGGGGAGCGACCGATATAATATTCATGTCTATCCTATTTTCTCTACATTTTGTCAATGAGAAGGTTTTGGCTTCTTATATTTTGTCTGTTTTATTAATCGTTTTATTTTCACCTATTGTCTTAAGGCTTATACTTCCAACGAGATATCATTACAAATTTTATGATTATCTATCCGAAAAGCTGTATATCCCTAACATCCATGCCAAAACTGATAAAGAGGCTATTGAAGAATTAACAAAATCTATCTGTGACTTGCATAAGCTTGACTATGAAACGATAAAAAATTTAGTGCTTGAAAGGGAATCGCTCATGCCCACAGGGATAGGCAACGGTGTTGCAATACCCCATGCCCGTGTAGAAGGTATTAAAAAACCTATAATAGCTGTTGGTATCTCTGAAATAGGTATAGATTTCGGCAGTAGGGATGGAGATGCTGCCCATCTGATCTTTTTGATTCTTACCCCAAAACAGGATACTCAGGTGCAATTGGAGATACTGGCTGATATCGCTAAGACATTCAAATATTTTGAACCCCATAGCCTTGTTGGTCTTAAAACTCTGCACCAGTTCATTGCCTTTGTAAGAACGGAGCTATGGAATAAGTAG
- a CDS encoding adenylate/guanylate cyclase domain-containing protein: MKRYVWFRVIVVVSVVLFVLILFKMKFQLVEKVSNTVNDSKFKIRTALGIDHKPDQRVVIVDVDELSINKLGRWPWDRRLIAKMIENLVQANVVGLDIVFSEPSNAESDKILAETISKNGNVILGFFFRDKATENVEEDIFNVLSEFSIFRVKMESSSTKIREFQYIEANIPEISKAGMASAFFSIEPDVDGLYRNYPLGYISRGVLFPSMGFQLLRFYTGKDIEVVLDDNGFKEFAMGDVRLKGMNYVRLNYYDNVSYVSAYDVITGKLPSSFFKDKIVIVGITEVGVFDLRPTPIDPVTPGVSLHYTLVSNILKNDFLVDKPLLDIAIIILLPIVGFGISFITRLGHRIFLYIIISLLILGFSNTVFILNKIWLNEFYHLFAFVLVAVATEALLFFITDQKSLQIKKAFSTYVSPEVVELMLKDPDRLKLGGENREVTIIFTDIRGFTTLSEKLSSEQVVYMLNQLNTPLTRIIIENGGLLDKYIGDAIMAIFNAPVDIDHHPDRACRSALLMYRKVEELSQRFQAEGLPPVKIGIGINTGEATVGNIGSDIRFDYTAIGDSVNLASRLEGLNKYYKTHIIVSESTKSKTTEPFLFRIVDKVVVKGKTEPISIFELMEKNEDNLALVKEFELAYSLYLDAEFRTAKEEFGRLYEKYNDGLSEYYNKRCEELIALNIEKNSWNGVYIAKEK, translated from the coding sequence ATGAAAAGATATGTTTGGTTCAGGGTTATCGTAGTTGTATCTGTTGTTCTTTTTGTACTAATTTTATTCAAAATGAAGTTTCAGCTTGTTGAAAAGGTTTCGAATACCGTTAATGATTCAAAGTTTAAAATCAGAACGGCCCTTGGTATTGATCATAAACCTGATCAGAGGGTTGTGATAGTCGATGTGGATGAGCTAAGTATAAATAAATTGGGGCGTTGGCCGTGGGATAGAAGATTGATTGCTAAGATGATAGAGAATTTAGTTCAAGCAAATGTAGTAGGGCTTGATATCGTTTTTTCTGAGCCATCAAATGCTGAAAGTGATAAAATTTTAGCTGAAACGATATCAAAAAATGGCAATGTTATATTAGGCTTCTTCTTTAGGGATAAAGCAACTGAGAATGTGGAGGAAGATATATTTAATGTTCTATCCGAATTTTCCATCTTCCGGGTGAAGATGGAATCGAGCTCAACCAAGATAAGGGAGTTTCAATATATTGAAGCCAATATCCCGGAAATAAGTAAAGCAGGTATGGCAAGTGCTTTTTTCTCCATTGAGCCGGATGTGGATGGGCTTTATAGAAATTATCCCTTAGGTTATATTAGTAGAGGTGTTTTGTTTCCAAGTATGGGTTTTCAACTGTTGAGGTTTTATACCGGCAAAGATATAGAGGTTGTGCTTGATGATAATGGATTTAAAGAGTTTGCTATGGGGGATGTACGCTTAAAGGGGATGAATTATGTTCGGCTTAACTATTATGATAATGTGTCCTATGTTTCTGCGTATGATGTTATAACGGGAAAGCTACCATCTTCTTTTTTCAAAGACAAGATCGTCATTGTTGGTATCACTGAGGTGGGTGTCTTCGACTTGAGACCAACACCAATAGATCCAGTGACACCGGGGGTATCGCTTCACTATACACTTGTTTCAAATATTTTGAAAAATGATTTTTTGGTGGATAAACCACTGTTGGATATAGCTATAATCATTTTACTGCCCATCGTAGGTTTTGGTATATCTTTTATTACAAGATTAGGTCATAGGATATTTCTTTATATCATTATCTCCTTGTTGATACTTGGGTTTTCAAATACAGTTTTTATATTAAATAAGATATGGTTAAACGAGTTTTATCATCTTTTCGCTTTTGTTTTGGTGGCTGTAGCCACTGAGGCATTGCTATTTTTTATAACAGATCAAAAATCGCTGCAGATTAAGAAGGCTTTTTCTACCTATGTATCTCCAGAAGTAGTAGAACTGATGCTCAAAGATCCCGACCGGTTAAAGCTCGGTGGAGAAAACAGAGAGGTAACAATTATTTTTACAGATATAAGGGGTTTTACTACATTATCAGAAAAGCTGAGTTCTGAACAGGTAGTGTATATGCTTAACCAACTCAACACACCTCTTACAAGGATTATCATAGAAAATGGTGGGCTTCTGGATAAGTATATAGGTGATGCTATTATGGCTATATTCAATGCTCCGGTGGATATTGATCATCATCCAGACAGAGCTTGTAGATCTGCTCTACTTATGTATAGAAAGGTGGAGGAACTAAGCCAAAGGTTTCAAGCGGAGGGTTTACCTCCTGTGAAGATAGGTATAGGGATAAACACTGGGGAAGCAACTGTTGGTAACATTGGATCTGATATAAGATTCGACTATACAGCAATTGGTGATAGTGTAAACCTTGCTTCCCGACTTGAGGGGCTTAATAAGTATTACAAAACACATATTATAGTCAGTGAATCCACTAAATCAAAAACAACAGAGCCTTTTTTGTTCAGAATTGTGGATAAAGTGGTGGTAAAGGGGAAAACGGAGCCCATATCTATATTTGAGCTTATGGAAAAAAATGAAGATAATTTAGCTCTTGTCAAAGAGTTTGAGTTAGCATATAGTTTATACCTGGATGCTGAATTTAGGACAGCTAAGGAGGAGTTTGGTCGATTGTACGAAAAGTACAACGATGGGTTGTCCGAGTATTATAACAAAAGATGTGAAGAGCTTATAGCTCTAAACATAGAAAAAAATAGTTGGAACGGTGTGTATATTGCTAAAGAGAAATAG